TGGCAAATCCACATGGAGCGCACCCCCGATTTTGGGCAGACCTGGGAACGCACGCCCTCGTTGAACGACGGCAAGAATCCGGGTCTTATCCAGCCGACGATTCTGCAATGGCCGTCCGGTAGAACGCAAATCCTCCTGCGCAGCAAACAAGGGAGCATCTTTGAAAGCAGGATGGGCGACGACTGGAAAAGCTGGAGTCCACCGAAGCGCTCGGCGCTGCCCAATCCGAACAGTGCGATCGATTCGGTTATGCTCAGGGACGGACGCGCGCTGCTGGTTTACAATCACAGTTCCAAATCGCGCGCGATGCTGAACGTGGCGGTTTCGAATGACGGCGAACACTGGGAGGCTGCGCTGGTTCTTGAAAATCAGCCCGGTGACCTCGAGTTTTCCTACCCTGCGGTGATTCAAACCACCGACGGCCTGGTGCATGCGACCTACACCTGGAAACGCGAGCGGATCAAACACATAGTCGTGGATCCCGCCAAACTTCAGCCGCGTGATTTCGTGAGTGGTGCATGGCCAAAATAGAGCGGCCTCAGGTGAATCCATTAACCGGAGGATGCTCTGACAAATCGGCGGTGAGAAGCTTGAGCCGCCCCGCCCTAGTTGATGACTTACGGCCGGCACTGCCGCCGGAAAGCTTATTTGGCCTGCGCGCGCCGATGGACTTTATACACCTCCGCCTGGTCGGTGCATTTGATGACCATTTCGTCAATGCAGACGTGTGGAGGACGGCTGGCGGCCCAGACCATTGCTTCCGCGACATCATCGGCGGTCAAAGGGACAAGACCTTCATAAACCTTTTTCGCACGCGCGGCGTCCCCCTTGAAGCGCACGAGAGAGAATTCAGTTTCGGCGAGGCCGGGATCAATGGTGCCGACGCGCACGTCGGTGCCATTTAATTCGAGCCGCAGCGCGCGAGTGATGAACAACTCGGCAGCCTTCGCGCCGCAGTAAGCCGCCCCGTTTTCGTAGGCGGTGCGGCCGGCCACGGAGCCGATGTTCAGGATGTAACTGCCAGGGTTGTTGGTCATCAACGGCAGGCAGGCACGTGTCACCCGCAACACACCGAGCACGTTCGTTTGCATCATAAATTCCCAGTCCTCGTCCCTGCCCTCTGCCACCTTCTCCAGTCCTTTGGCACCGCCCGCGTTGTTGACGAGCACGTCGAGGCGGTCGGTGTGCGTGCGCGTCCAGGCGACAAAATCGTTGACGTTTTTGGTTTGGGCGACATCAAGCGAGCGAACGTGAGCAGCGGGAGCCCCGGCTTTCTTCGCTTCCGCAGCGACGGCTTCGAGCCGGTCAACACGCCGGGCGCCGAGCAGCAGTTTTGAACCTTCACGAGCAAAAGCGAGCGCGGCGGCAGCGCCGAATCCACTGGAAGCTCCGGTGATGAGAACCCATTTGTCTTTGAGAGAAGTTGGCATCCGAGAATTTTAGGGGAGGAGCGAACCCTGACTCAAACAAAAATGGTGCGCGATAGAGGGTTCGAACCTCTGACCCCTTCCGTGTCAAGGAAGTGCTCTACCACTGAGCTAACCGCGCATCCGACCGCGGGCGGATAAGCTCGCAAATCTGCGCGGCTTGGCAAGCGCAGAATTGACGAGCATCGCTGCGCTGGACACCGCCAAAAACGACCACTGGAATTATTTGATGCGAGCGCCCGGTCGTGTTCAACTGATTCCCTCAACGGCGACAGATTGCGGCTGATGCGCGAAAATCAGGAACCAACCGGCCAGGTGCAGCGATTCTGTCCGCTGTGCGAAGGAAAGGACGCGGACCTGTTCATGAAAAAAGGTTCGCTACGCCTCACGCGTTGCCGGGTCTGTTCGATGATCTATGCCAGTCCGGTGGAACCGGAGCTGGCCTCGGGAAAGTTCTACGACCGTCTCGGCGCGCCGTTTTATTTGTCTCCGGACAAACTCGAGGGTGATTACGCTCCCGTGCGATTCAAGCGGGAACTGCGGTTTTTTCGCGCTTACTGCCGGGCGGGCGCCGTGCTGGATGTCGGCTGCTCGACCGGCGCGTTTCTGTTTCAGTTGAAAAGGCTTTTCCCGGAAGATTACTCCGTCACAGGAATGGACGTCGCCAGCGCCGCCCTCGATTACGCCGAAGGGCGCGGAATCGAAACCATCCGCGAGTCGTTCCTGGATTTTGATTTCGGAGCGAGGCGTTTTGACGCCATTACATTCTGGGCCGTCATCGAGCATCTGGTCCAGCCGCGGAGATTTTTGTCGAGAGCGCGGTCGGTTCTGAAACCGGGCGGGCATTGTTTTGTCCTGGTGCCGAACCTGAAATCCCTGGCGGCCCGATGGCTTGGAGTAAAATACCGTTACATCATGCCGGACCATGTCAATTATTTTACGGCAACGACACTCAGGCAGTTTGCGGCGACGGAGCCCGGGTTTGAAATCGTCCGACTGAGCCAGTCGCATTTTAATCCTGCCGTGATTCTGAAGGATGTCGGCGGCGGCGTGAAGCGGGTGGCGGACGAAGAGCGGGCGCGCCTGTTGAGACGCACCACAGCATTAAAGCAGCATCCGCTCCTGCGGCCGGTCCGCTGGATTTATTCAGGCGCCGAACGGCTGCTTGTCGCCGCGGGACTGGCGGACAATCTGGTCATGGCGGTGCGGAAAAAATTCTGACCGCCAGGCGGGTTTGGCGTTGACTCGGTCAAAGTTTCTGGAGGATTTTAGCCGCCGGTTATGGCGACAATTCAGCGCGCGCTCATCTCGGTATTCGACAAGACCGGGCTCATCCCGTTTGCGCAGGCCCTCGTGACATCGAACGTCGAACTGGTTTCGACCGGCGGCACCGCCAAAGCGCTGCGTGAAGCCGGCCTGTCGGTGATTGAACTGAGCAATTACACCGGTTTTCCTGAAATGCTCGACGGCCGCGTAAAAACACTGCATCCCAAAGTGCACGGCGGTTTGCTTTACCTGCGCGGCAATCCCGCGCACGAAGCGGCGGTGAAGAAGCACGGCATCGGGCCGATCGACCTGGTCGTGGTGAACCTGTACCCCTTCGAGCAAACTGTGGCGAAGCCGGGTGTCACCCTGGATGAGGCCATTGAAAACATCGATATCGGCGGGCCCTCGATGCTCCGCAGCGCGGCGAAAAACCACGCGCACGTGACCGTCGTAATGGATCCCAACGACTACAATGAGGTGGCCGCGCAAATCAAAGTTCGAGGCGGCACCACGCTGGAATTCCGTCGCAAGCTTGCCGCGCGGGTGTTTGCGCACACGTCCGCCTATGACGCCGCCATTGCCACGCATTTTATCAAGGTTTTCGGCGCGGGCGCACCCGCGCCCGTGCCCGCCCGAGCCGTTCAATCACCCTTGCCACTGGAGCAGCCGACGACCGCACTGCCGCAGACCCTGGTCCTGGAAACACCGCAGGTGCAGGCTCTTCGTTACGGCGAAAACCCACATCAACGCGCGGCGCTCTACGGGCGATTTTCGGAGTACTTTCAACAACTGAACGGCAAGGAACTTTCCTTCAACAACATCCTGGATTTGACGGCCGCCGCAAATTTGATCGGTGAATTTGAGAATGATCCACCGACGCTGGCCATTCTGAAGCATACGAATCCGTGCGGCGTGGGACAGGGGAAAAATCTGCGCGAAGCGTGGAAGCGGGCGTTCGCTACGGACAACCAGGCGCCCTTCGGCGGGATCATCGTCGTGAACAGGCCGCTGGATTTGCCGTGTGCGCGGTGCATCGCGGAGA
This region of Candidatus Angelobacter sp. genomic DNA includes:
- a CDS encoding SDR family NAD(P)-dependent oxidoreductase, which encodes MPTSLKDKWVLITGASSGFGAAAALAFAREGSKLLLGARRVDRLEAVAAEAKKAGAPAAHVRSLDVAQTKNVNDFVAWTRTHTDRLDVLVNNAGGAKGLEKVAEGRDEDWEFMMQTNVLGVLRVTRACLPLMTNNPGSYILNIGSVAGRTAYENGAAYCGAKAAELFITRALRLELNGTDVRVGTIDPGLAETEFSLVRFKGDAARAKKVYEGLVPLTADDVAEAMVWAASRPPHVCIDEMVIKCTDQAEVYKVHRRAQAK
- a CDS encoding class I SAM-dependent methyltransferase: MRENQEPTGQVQRFCPLCEGKDADLFMKKGSLRLTRCRVCSMIYASPVEPELASGKFYDRLGAPFYLSPDKLEGDYAPVRFKRELRFFRAYCRAGAVLDVGCSTGAFLFQLKRLFPEDYSVTGMDVASAALDYAEGRGIETIRESFLDFDFGARRFDAITFWAVIEHLVQPRRFLSRARSVLKPGGHCFVLVPNLKSLAARWLGVKYRYIMPDHVNYFTATTLRQFAATEPGFEIVRLSQSHFNPAVILKDVGGGVKRVADEERARLLRRTTALKQHPLLRPVRWIYSGAERLLVAAGLADNLVMAVRKKF
- the purH gene encoding bifunctional phosphoribosylaminoimidazolecarboxamide formyltransferase/IMP cyclohydrolase, whose protein sequence is MATIQRALISVFDKTGLIPFAQALVTSNVELVSTGGTAKALREAGLSVIELSNYTGFPEMLDGRVKTLHPKVHGGLLYLRGNPAHEAAVKKHGIGPIDLVVVNLYPFEQTVAKPGVTLDEAIENIDIGGPSMLRSAAKNHAHVTVVMDPNDYNEVAAQIKVRGGTTLEFRRKLAARVFAHTSAYDAAIATHFIKVFGAGAPAPVPARAVQSPLPLEQPTTALPQTLVLETPQVQALRYGENPHQRAALYGRFSEYFQQLNGKELSFNNILDLTAAANLIGEFENDPPTLAILKHTNPCGVGQGKNLREAWKRAFATDNQAPFGGIIVVNRPLDLPCARCIAEIFSEVIVAPDFTADALLLLQRKKSLRLIKTLRNPRTAAPWDVHSVGADSYLMQERDLKTAAGADLKVVTKRKPTRAELETMLFGWRVAKHVKSNAIVYAGKGRTLGIGAGQMSRVDASRLAVWKAKDAGLSLKRSVVCSDAFFPFPDGLIAAAKAGATAAIQPGGSVRDAEVITAADKRGMAMVFTGVRHFRH